From the Patescibacteria group bacterium genome, the window GTATTTGCCACATTCCATTTACTACAGTTCCAGTTTGCTTGGAATATCTCCCAAACTCCGTCTTATCAAGAAACTGACCTTCTAATTCGTATTCTGGGAAAACTAACCAATCCGCTGTTTTCCCACGATATTCCACTGTTTTTATACCAATCTTATCCTTCAAATGTGAAGCAGAATTTAGAGGTGTAGGAATAAATTTCACGTGATTTTTATGCAAATCTGCATATATATCAGATTTATGTTTTAAGGGAAATTTATAGCCCTCTCTAAATTTTTTCCAATATTTTTCTAATCTAAGCCAGACAAAAGACGTTTTAGCAGACTTATCCCACGTTGGCCAGAATTTTAATTTGTCAAACTCAGGTAAAAATCTATAATTTTTTTTATAAAAGAGGTCAGGGTTCCTTTCAGCGAGGACTAAAATATACAATAATATATATATAATAGACCATTTGACACTTTTTGCGATCTACATATACGCAAAAGTATATCGATAAAAACTTTCTAGGCGAAGCCGTTTTTAAAGATACTGCTAAGAAAAAGACCGGGTATATTCACTCTTTCTCCTTCAAAGACCCCCCTCGGACCTTTTAAAATATCTAGCAAGTCCCTTTAATTAACGGCTAAAGACGCCCCACATGGATCGAGAGGCAGCGGGAGTTTTGCGAAATTAATTTGGGGTAAGCCATTTCTTACGCCAATGGTCGTCCGAATTTTCCGCTGCTGATAAAATTCAGCTACTAACTTCCGATTGAGTGCCTGATAAAACCAGACCTCCAAAATTTTATCCCAGGATTCCGCTGACCTGTTTCCTTTAAAGCGGAAGATGGAAGTCAACATACTGAACCGCCCCTCACATAAATTGGTGGTGATACACATGCCACAAAAGTACAAAAGGACTAAGGAAAGTATGTTTGCAATTCCCAATGCATCGGTTGAGAGTGCCGTCACTTGTTTTGCCGTTGTATCTACTTGGAACACGTGGGTCGTCCCATCTTTAAACACATTTTTTGGTCCTCGCTTCTTTTTTGCGGGGCTGGACTTTTTCGGGGGGTTTTTCTTATTTTTCGAGCCTTTAGGGCGCCCACGTTTTTTTTTGTTGGTTCTTTTTAGTCGTCTTGACGAGGACGCGTCCAATATTGACGCCATTTTGGACAAAGATATCATTTGTCGTGCCAATGGAAGTTTCTTTGATTTCCATTTTGGTCTGTTCAATTTTCGTGATAATGACCCGCCCATAGGGGGGTTTATGGATGTGTTCGATGTGGATAATGGAGAGCCCTGCTAATTTAATCGCTTTTCGATACCCCGAAAACCCATCTGTCACGATCAGGTCCGGGTGTCCTCCCGCTTGGATTCCTTCTAAAAGGACCCCCAGGATCGTGGTGGCAGCCCTATCTCTTGCTAATAGGTAAGCAAGAGGATCGCCATGCTCATTTACAGCGATAATCAATTTATACTTCTTACCTCCAATCTTTAAAAATTTTTCATCCATCACAATGACTTTCCCCGGGTAAATCTCGTGAAAAGAGCGCGCTTTCTCTTTTACCTCCGCCATATAGTCTAAAAAATCTGTCAGAATGGTAGAAATGACGCTGGGCGAAATGTTGTACCGGGTGGCAAGGTCGGTGACTTTTTGACCGCGTCCTAATGCGGCGTCAATGAGATCCATAAGAAAATCTTGCGTTTGGTCTTGAAAAAATTTGGAGGTATGGGGATAAAACCGTTTTCCACAATCGGCACAGTATACTTTTTGCGGTTTGGTTTTTCTTGTGGGGTCTTTTCCTGTTTTCCAGATGCGATCTGACTCGCATCTGGGACAAAATAAAGGGATTTCAATATAGAGTTCAGAATTAGTACCTGAAAGGTCCCAAGAAATCTGTATGCGTCTGGGATATATTCCACTTTGGCTAATTTCCATCTCTTTCACCAAGAGAGAATCCCAGAAAAAAATATTAAAGTCTACATGTTCTTCTCGGAATATGTTGAACTCAAAAATTATCCAAAAGATTTAGAAAAAATTTTTTCCGAATTCTATTTACTTATTTTTCTTTCCATTTAATGTCTCAAATAGCACTTTGGATTTTCTTCAGCAAATTACAAGATTTCATAATAGAAGGCATGGTATTAGCTTCAATATTAGTAACACTTATTAATTGGTCATTGAAAGATAAATACTCAAATGAATATATTAAAATTAGTGACAAGATTCTAGGGAAAAAATTTCGCCTACTCATGGTTTCTTTGAGTATTTTATATGGTTTAAGCATCTTATATTTAGCAACTAAA encodes:
- a CDS encoding DDE-type integrase/transposase/recombinase, with the protein product MEISQSGIYPRRIQISWDLSGTNSELYIEIPLFCPRCESDRIWKTGKDPTRKTKPQKVYCADCGKRFYPHTSKFFQDQTQDFLMDLIDAALGRGQKVTDLATRYNISPSVISTILTDFLDYMAEVKEKARSFHEIYPGKVIVMDEKFLKIGGKKYKLIIAVNEHGDPLAYLLARDRAATTILGVLLEGIQAGGHPDLIVTDGFSGYRKAIKLAGLSIIHIEHIHKPPYGRVIITKIEQTKMEIKETSIGTTNDIFVQNGVNIGRVLVKTTKKNQQKKTWAP